A single region of the Brassica rapa cultivar Chiifu-401-42 chromosome A03, CAAS_Brap_v3.01, whole genome shotgun sequence genome encodes:
- the LOC103861058 gene encoding F-box/kelch-repeat protein At4g19930-like, with amino-acid sequence MVFSFDLAVILQGDTKRTKRRSKVIRRRRRRDICKSHEPLLEIPLDLVIEIFTRLPPKSLMRFKAVSKLWSSIVCSQYFTNLSSSPRIYMWLGFDEEKILVSSSSSPDLDSSFVIDQDLTISAMKGYSVSHVYRGLMCFTNGTNAQIFNTTTRQLVVLPEIEESNIIAEEYKFRKVIYRIGHDPVHDQYKVVCIVSTHNVRRMEHWVFTLGGGVSRQWRKIPSPCPQHSPFTQGLTMNGRMYYLGLVPDLLSPVFVRFDISSEKISVLQNVEDAFWCRYYYTEIIEYDGKLAILDYSDLVKDGVMELWVREDEEKNSWSRKTLVLHPSHMNMVKMHIVHNMSLRVQGTTRNGDVILVPQHITGPDDQFIVLPQVTTLFYVFLYNLQKNHLRKVYIKSNRYNTKRWDVVGFDDIENFMSL; translated from the coding sequence ATGGTTTTTTCTTTTGACCTAGCAGTCATCTTACAAGGAGACACAAAAAGAACGAAGAGGAGATCGAAggtaataagaagaagaagacgtagAGACATATGTAAGAGCCATGAACCGTTACTGGAGATTCCTTTAGATCTCGTGATAGAGATTTTCACGAGACTCCCTCCCAAATCTCTAATGAGGTTCAAAGCAGTCTCAAAGCTCTGGTCATCCATTGTTTGTTCCCAATATTTCACCAACCTTTCATCATCGCCACGTATATACATGTGGTTGGGCTTCGACGAAGAAAAGATATTAGTatcatcgtcttcttctccTGACTTGGACAGTTCCTTTGTAATTGACCAAGATTTGACAATCTCAGCGATGAAAGGCTACTCGGTATCTCACGTTTATCGCGGGTTGATGTGCTTTACAAATGGCACAAATGCACAAATTTTTAACACAACCACTAGGCAACTTGTTGTCTTGCCTGAGATAGAAGAATCCAACATTATAGCTGAAGAGTACAAGTTTAGGAAGGTCATATACCGTATCGGACACGACCCAGTTCATGATCAATATAAAGTGGTTTGCATAGTTTCAACACACAATGTTCGAAGGATGGAGCATTGGGTCTTCACACTAGGAGGAGGTGTGTCTAGACAATGGAGAAAGATACCAAGTCCATGTCCACAACATAGTCCTTTCACACAAGGATTGACAATGAATGGGCGTATGTATTACCTAGGTTTGGTTCCTGATTTGCTTTCTCCTGTGTTTGTGAGATTCGATATTAGTTCTGAAAAAATCAGCGTGCTCCAAAATGTTGAAGATGCCTTTTGGTGTCGGTATTATTATACTGAGATTATAGAATACGATGGAAAACTAGCTATTTTAGATTATTCCGATCTTGTAAAAGACGGTGTGATGGAACTATGGGTGAGGGAAGATGAAGAGAAGAATAGTTGGTCAAGGAAGACTTTGGTGTTGCATCCTTCTCATATGAATATGGTCAAAATGCATATAGTCCACAACATGAGTTTGAGGGTACAAGGTACAACTAGAAACGGTGACGTTATCTTGGTTCCTCAACATATTACTGGACCCGACGACCAGTTTATCGTTTTACCTCAAGTTACAACTCTTTTCTACGTGTTTCTTTACAATCTACAAAAGAATCATTTGAGAAAAGTTTACATAAAATCCAACCGCTACAACACCAAAAGATGGGACGTTGTTGGATTTGACGACATTGAGAACTTCATGTCTCTCTAA
- the LOC103861180 gene encoding fe(2+) transport protein 2, which yields MATKLVYILLILFTFTVSPAISTAPKDCDLGSENPCINKSKALPLKIVAIVAILTTSLIGVMTPLFSRYISFIHPDGNGFMILKCFSSGIILGTGFMHVLPDSFEMLSSKCLNDDPWHKFPFAGFVAMVSGLVTLAIDSVTTSLYTVKNTVGQEPEEYGIDQEKATHTSHGYGVVLATKDNGSSDPQLLRYRVIAMVLELGILFHSMVIGLSLGATNDACTIKGLIIALCFHHLFEGIGLGGCILQADFRNVKKFLMAFFFAGTTPSGIFLGIALSSIYRDNSPTALITIGLLNACSAGMLIYMALVDLLATEFMGSMLQGSIKLQIKCFAAALLGCAVMSVVAKWA from the exons ATGGCTACCAAACTCGTCTACATTCTCCTCATCCTATTCACATTCACCGTATCTCCGGCGATCTCAACCGCCCCGAAAGATTGCGACCTCGGCTCGGAGAATCCGTGCATCAACAAATCTAAGGCTTTACCACTCAAAATCGTCGCCATTGTAGCTATCCTCACGACAAGCTTGATAGGTGTAATGACTCCTCTTTTCAGCCGTTACATTTCTTTCATCCATCCTGACGGCAACGGTTTCATGATCTTGAAGTGTTTTTCTTCCGGAATCATCCTAGGAACTGGTTTCATGCACGTTTTGCCTGACTCTTTCGAGATGTTGTCATCAAAATGTCTTAATGATGATCCGTGGCATAAGTTTCCTTTTGCGGGATTTGTCGCTATGGTGTCCGGTCTAGTCACTCTAGCCATTGACTCCGTTACCACCAGCCTTTATACCGTCAAAAACACAGTCGGACAAGAGCCTGAAGAGTATGGCATTGATCAAGAGAAGGCGACTCACACTAGCCACGGTTATGGTGTTGTGCTAGCAACTAAAGATAATGGATCTTCTGATCCACAACTTCTACGGTACCGTGTCATTGCTATG GTATTGGAGCTTGGGATTTTATTTCATTCCATGGTCATTGGACTATCTCTAGGAGCAACTAATGATGCATGCACCATTAAAGGACTCATAATAGCTCTTTGCTTCCATCACTTGTTCGAAGGCATAGGTCTCGGTGGCTGCATCCTCCAG GCAGATTTTAGAAATGTGAAGAAGTTCTTGATGGCATTCTTTTTCGCTGGAACAACACCTAGTGGTATCTTTCTTGGGATCGCATTGTCAAGTATCTATAGAGATAACAGCCCAACGGCGTTGATAACGATTGGGCTGTTAAATGCTTGCTCGGCGGGAATGCTCATCTACATGGCCCTCGTCGACCTTCTGGCTACCGAGTTCATGGGATCAATGCTCCAAGGTAGCATCAAGCTTCAGATCAAGTGCTTTGCGGCTGCTTTGCTCGGCTGCGCCGTAATGTCTGTCGTCGCCAAGTGGGCTTAA
- the LOC103861183 gene encoding uncharacterized protein LOC103861183: MISLKIIHEYHDNNCINSSSSSSSCVDLLPKLPAPVLPTNHRFRGCNMMAEHLHTAINSLSLHDEEPVDLPDNPSFHVYEENAMSILGRLLNPDCQPMDKMIETMPQIWRVYDRVRGIALSRDKFQFIFKREEDMMTVLNDRPWTYNNWTMLLDRWIPSPPANFLTTVDVWVRIRNIPMNHYRIETMDFLASKIGHVVEIAYDPKASQKEAYIRAIVRLNIANPAIAIKPMNLPSGGRVVIEFEYEKLRKRCFHCQRLTHERPSCPFVTKKAVAKEPRERRDVNKTPMKQIEPPSSSQLQPLPTQPSSQHLSVPPRFAPLFPELPIEERNAAMLYISHSDATERQARILRVQQSLAPGFVEPTVVKPIISHDLNKGKGHVFVFQENDRPLKRSSTMTDVPGNYERSPLRAHSNSNYDSSDHEASSASFPPGPTGFLMGSSAGNPPPGTRSEGRKNRRRPQRWKRINKPHLLAASVPDKDGSDTGLRESDHGLLPLAGTTISKRKTPLTAEEQLPKSSKTTLPSVASDLKPLPSQ, from the coding sequence ATGATTTCTCTTAAAATCATTCATGAATATCACGACAATAATTGCATtaactcctcctcctcctcctcctcttgtgTGGATCTGCTACCGAAGCTCCCCGCTCCCGTCCTCCCAACAAACCACCGTTTTCGTGGCTGCAACATGATGGCAGAGCACCTACATACCGCTATTAACTCCTTGTCTCTGCATGATGAAGAACCTGTTGATCTCCCCGACAACCCGAGCTTCCATGTGTATGAGGAAAATGCTATGAGTATCCTTGGACGTCTCCTTAACCCTGATTGCCAGCCTATGGACAAGATGATCGAGACTATGCCTCAAATATGGAGAGTCTATGATAGGGTTAGGGGGATTGCTCTTTCCCGGGATAAGTTCCAGTTTATCTTCAAGCgagaagaagatatgatgaCTGTTCTGAATGACCGTCCTTGGACGTACAACAACTGGACTATGCTGCTGGATCGCTGGATCCCCTCCCCTCCAGCTAATTTCCTCACCACGGTTGATGTATGGGTTCGCATTAGGAACATCCCGATGAACCATTATCGTATTGAAACGATGGACTTCCTTGCTTCCAAGATTGGTCATGTGGTGGAGATTGCATATGATCCGAAAGCTTCACAAAAGGAGGCTTACATAAGGGCGATAGTGAGGCTTAACATTGCGAACCCTGCGATTGCGATTAAGCCCATGAACCTCCCATCTGGTGGACGTGTGGTCATTGAGTTTGAGTATGAGAAACTAAGAAAGAGATGCTTTCATTGTCAGCGACTTACACATGAGAGACCGAGTTGTCCCTTTGTTACCAAGAAAGCAGTAGCTAAAGAGCCCCGAGAGAGAAGGGACGTGAACAAAACACCGATGAAGCAGATTGAACCGCCCTCTTCCTCTCAGCTCCAGCCTCTACCGACTCAACCTTCTTCCCAGCATCTCAGTGTTCCTCCAAGATTTGCTCCTTTGTTCCCAGAGCTGCCAATAGAGGAGCGCAATGCTGCAATGCTATATATATCACATAGTGACGCTACGGAACGTCAAGCTAGAATTTTGCGTGTCCAACAGTCTCTGGCCCCAGGGTTTGTGGAACCCACAGTTGTGAAACCCATAATCTCCCATGACCTGAATAAGGGAAAGGGACATGTCTTTGTCTTCCAGGAGAATGATAGGCCCTTAAAACGGTCCTCTACTATGACTGATGTACCTGGAAACTATGAGAGGAGTCCTCTGCGAGCACACTCTAACTCTAATTATGACTCCTCTGATCACGAGGCATCCTCTGCCTCCTTCCCGCCGGGTCCAACGGGCTTTCTTATGGGCTCTTCAGCTGGAAACCCTCCTCCCGGGACTAGGAGTGAGGGGAGAAAGAACCGTCGACGTCCTCAGCGCTGGAAGAGAATTAATAAGCCTCATCTACTTGCTGCCTCTGTTCCTGATAAGGATGGTTCTGACACTGGCCTGCGTGAGTCTGATCATGGTTTGCTTCCCCTGGCTGGTACCACCATCTCCAAACGTAAGACTCCTTTGACTGCAGAAGAACAGTTACCTAAATCTTCAAAAACAACCCTACCTTCGGTGGCTTCCGATCTGAAGCCGCTGCCATCCCAATGA